A region from the uncultured Macellibacteroides sp. genome encodes:
- a CDS encoding IPT/TIG domain-containing protein codes for MKKLLIVGGLCLLFMQCKNSNDDDAILKPNDPTKPIELTSFFPDSGGVAEQVILRGSNFGINENELRVYFNKKQATVIRTIGDLAYVVAPKLPGDTCIISVVLGKDSMQYNQPFFYKTRVHVSTIAGTPFADEANVDGPLVESRFTRPYYIAVDQEKNIFVGQYPNGSSGSLHRVRMINEEKNTVTTLLQYSTGGYILSGTCSPSSKTIYFPLDGSAQYYEFDPEKQWAPRRVTPIKKSGSGDFDLERKYCLAVCPADNMLYTITTKGELVKINPKTHEAELVMKDILTDKLSYLQAYLTFDPSNPNMLYFVNPSSLNPADGVIPGTDKIYRIDLRRNMLEDYAGSGVKGHLDGPSALAQFNDPCQICFDKDGTLYVGDTDNCCVRKISRDGVVSTVVGIPGKSGYLDGNPDIALLNRFWGMYIDEEGTLYIADYYNNCVRKLTIE; via the coding sequence ATGAAAAAATTACTAATTGTCGGAGGTCTGTGCCTTCTTTTCATGCAATGCAAGAATAGCAATGACGACGATGCTATTCTTAAACCGAATGATCCAACCAAGCCCATTGAGTTAACCTCATTTTTCCCTGATTCGGGTGGAGTAGCCGAACAAGTTATCCTTAGAGGATCAAATTTTGGTATAAACGAAAACGAACTTCGGGTTTATTTCAATAAAAAGCAAGCCACTGTTATTCGTACCATTGGCGATTTGGCTTATGTTGTAGCCCCCAAATTACCTGGTGATACCTGTATTATTTCCGTCGTGTTAGGAAAAGATTCTATGCAATACAATCAGCCATTTTTTTACAAAACCAGAGTACACGTTTCCACAATTGCCGGAACTCCCTTTGCTGACGAGGCTAATGTAGACGGACCTTTAGTTGAATCACGTTTTACAAGGCCCTATTATATTGCAGTGGATCAAGAAAAAAACATTTTCGTGGGACAGTATCCTAACGGATCTTCAGGTTCACTTCACAGAGTTAGAATGATTAACGAGGAGAAAAATACGGTAACCACTTTATTGCAATATTCAACAGGTGGATATATTCTTTCCGGTACTTGTTCCCCCTCTTCAAAAACTATTTATTTTCCGCTTGATGGAAGTGCCCAGTATTACGAATTCGATCCAGAAAAGCAATGGGCTCCCAGACGTGTTACACCTATAAAGAAATCAGGAAGCGGAGATTTTGATTTGGAAAGAAAATATTGCTTAGCTGTATGCCCGGCGGATAACATGCTTTACACAATTACTACAAAAGGTGAACTGGTTAAAATTAATCCAAAAACGCATGAAGCAGAATTGGTAATGAAAGATATACTAACAGATAAGCTATCTTATTTACAAGCGTATCTTACATTTGATCCCAGTAACCCTAACATGCTCTATTTCGTAAATCCATCATCATTAAATCCTGCAGACGGAGTAATACCCGGTACCGATAAAATTTATCGAATTGACTTACGTAGAAATATGCTGGAGGATTATGCCGGATCAGGTGTAAAAGGACATTTAGACGGTCCAAGCGCTTTGGCTCAGTTTAATGACCCTTGCCAAATCTGTTTCGACAAGGATGGAACACTCTATGTAGGTGATACAGACAATTGTTGTGTTCGTAAAATTTCTCGCGACGGAGTTGTATCTACAGTTGTAGGAATCCCTGGTAAAAGTGGTTATTTAGATGGCAATCCGGACATAGCTCTCCTAAACAGATTCTGGGGCATGTATATTGATGAAGAAGGAACTCTATATATTGCCGATTACTATAATAATTGCGTCCGTAAGTTAACCATAGAATAA